A genomic stretch from Sinorhizobium terangae includes:
- the clpS gene encoding ATP-dependent Clp protease adapter ClpS, which produces MSDSDVAPRLKTRSKPKLQRPKLYKVILVNDDYTPREFVVMVLKAVFRMSEETGYRVMMTAHKLGTSVVVVCARDIAETKAKEATDVGKEAGYPLMFTTEPEE; this is translated from the coding sequence ATGAGTGACAGCGATGTTGCCCCAAGACTCAAGACCAGATCGAAGCCTAAGCTGCAGCGGCCGAAGCTCTATAAGGTCATTCTGGTCAACGACGACTACACCCCACGTGAATTTGTGGTCATGGTGCTCAAGGCCGTGTTCCGGATGAGCGAGGAAACCGGCTACCGGGTGATGATGACGGCACACAAGCTCGGCACCTCGGTCGTCGTCGTCTGCGCCAGGGACATCGCCGAGACCAAGGCCAAGGAGGCGACGGATGTCGGCAAGGAAGCGGGCTATCCGCTGATGTTCACGACAGAGCCGGAGGAGTAG
- the pth gene encoding aminoacyl-tRNA hydrolase: MLIIAGLGNPGAKYAGNRHNIGFMAVEAIQRRTSFSSWSKKFKSEVSEGEIAGERVLLMKPQTYMNLSGEAVGEAMRFYKLAPKDIVVIYDELDLPAGKARIKTGGGHGGHNGIKSIDAHCGKDYRRLRLGIGHPGVKDLVHAHVLGDFAKADQAWLSPLLDAIADNADMLVRGEDSQLMNKIALATGSNPTDEKPQAPKKQPAQSHIHQARNAAQPKKLPTTGPMAEMLKKMFGSKGD, encoded by the coding sequence ATGCTGATTATCGCGGGACTTGGCAATCCGGGTGCGAAGTATGCCGGGAACCGCCACAATATCGGCTTCATGGCGGTCGAGGCGATTCAGCGTCGCACGAGCTTTTCCTCGTGGTCGAAGAAGTTCAAGTCGGAAGTCTCCGAAGGCGAAATCGCCGGTGAACGCGTGCTCCTGATGAAACCGCAGACCTACATGAATCTGTCAGGAGAGGCGGTCGGCGAAGCCATGCGCTTCTACAAGCTCGCGCCGAAGGATATTGTCGTGATCTACGACGAACTCGATCTTCCTGCCGGCAAGGCACGGATCAAGACTGGCGGCGGCCACGGCGGCCACAACGGCATCAAATCGATCGACGCCCACTGCGGCAAGGACTACCGCCGCCTGCGCCTGGGCATCGGCCACCCGGGTGTTAAGGACCTCGTGCACGCCCATGTGCTCGGCGACTTCGCCAAGGCGGATCAGGCCTGGCTTTCGCCACTCCTGGACGCCATCGCCGACAACGCGGACATGCTGGTCCGGGGCGAGGATTCGCAACTGATGAACAAGATCGCGCTTGCGACCGGCAGCAACCCGACTGACGAAAAGCCGCAGGCACCGAAGAAGCAGCCCGCGCAATCCCATATCCACCAGGCCCGCAACGCAGCGCAGCCAAAAAAACTTCCCACCACCGGCCCAATGGCCGAGATGCTGAAGAAGATGTTCGGCTCGAAAGGGGATTGA